GGCACGAAGGACCGGGCCGAGCGGGAAGCCGCCGAGGTGGCCCAGGGCGACAAGGTGGCGGCTACAGAAGCTTCCTGAGCAGCAGCAGGTCGCGCATCCCCGCGTGCAGCTTCACCCGGCCCGCGCCCCAGGCCTTGGCGAAGTTCAGCTCGCCGGCCACCAGGGCGACCAGATCGTCGCCGGTCATGCTCAGCCTGATCTGGGCCTTCTCGCGTGGTGGGCCCTGAAGTGTGTCGTGGACGTGGATCCGGCCGCCCGCCATGCGGCCGGCGAAGGTGACGTCCAGGTCGGTGATGTGGCAGCTCACCGAGCGGTCCAGGGCCGCGGCCGAGCGGGCGTCCCCTTCGGCGCGCTGCATGTTGTCCGAGAGCTTTTCGAGTGCGGCGCGGCACTCCTCAGTCGTGGCCATCGCGATCGACGGTACCCCAGCGGTTCGGGGTAGCGTCTGGGCATGAGCGACACGGTTCCGGAGACGCAGATCCCGGTGGCGCAGGCCGAGGCGGAGACCGCGGCCGAGGACGCGACCGGGCTCGCGGCCGAGCCCGA
The DNA window shown above is from Streptomyces chartreusis and carries:
- a CDS encoding SCP2 sterol-binding domain-containing protein translates to MATTEECRAALEKLSDNMQRAEGDARSAAALDRSVSCHITDLDVTFAGRMAGGRIHVHDTLQGPPREKAQIRLSMTGDDLVALVAGELNFAKAWGAGRVKLHAGMRDLLLLRKLL